From the genome of Arthrobacter russicus:
CAAGCTGCTGGCTGCCTTGGCGATCGCGATTGCCCTGATTCTGAGTTTGGACGTGGTTTCCGCCGGCACCGCATTGATTCTGGAGTTGGCCGTGCTGCCGCTCGCCGGTTTGTCCTTCCGGATGCTGCTCAGCAGGGGCTGGCCGTTGCTCTTGGCCGCAATCGGCGGCGGGTATGGAACTGCCCTTCTGGCGGCGAAAACCGGAACGGTGGTTTTGGACTGGGGACCGTTCCTGCTCACTACCGGGTCTTTGGATTCGGCCTTGGCCGTGGTTCTGCGGAGCATGGCGATCGCACTGCCCGGGATCTTGCTTCTGGTCTGCACCGATCCCACGGATCTGGCCGATTCTCTGGCCCAGCGGGCCAAGCTGCCGGCCAGGTTCGTGCTCGGCGCACTCGCCGCGATGCGCCTGGTGGGTTTGTTGATCGAAGAATGGCAGACGCTGGGAATGGCGCGCCGGGCGCGGGGAGTGGGCAGCAACGCCGGGTTCTTCGGCCGGCTCAAAGCCTCCTGGGGGCAGGCCATGGCGCTTCTGGTGCAGGCGCTTCGCCGGGCCGGACGCTTGGCCGTGACCATGGAGGCCAAGGGCTTCGGTTCCGGGCCGCGGACCTGGGCGCGCGACTCGACCTTCGGCTGGTTGGATCTCTGGGTGGCGCTGGGCGCCCTGGCGGTGATCGGGCTTTCGATCGGTTTGGCGATTGCTGCAGGGCGGTGGAACCCGGTCTTCTGGTAATCGACCGAGCGCCAAAATATCGCATGTAACGAATAGATCACGACTCGCTGCGGTCGGCTGCGTGTTCAATTGTTGCATTTATGCTTCCTGTGATATTTTTTAGACGTGACGACCGATGTGCAAGAAACCGCAGAAACCGTAGCCCAGATCCTCCGCGACGCCCGTCTGGGCAAAGGCTGGACGCAAGGGAAGCTCGCTGCCGAGCTGGGGACCAGCCAGAGCGCAGTCGCCCGGATGGAACAGGGCAAGCAGAATCTGAGCCTGAAGATGATCCAGCGGATGGAGACGATCTTCGGGCACAGCATTGTCAATGTCGGAGGCTCGATGAAATCCAAAATGACCCACCTGCGGGTCACCGGCGGGCACACCCTCTCCGGCGTCGTCGACGTCAACTCGTCGAAAAACGCGGGCGTGGCCCTGTTGTGCGCTTCGCTGCTCAACCGGGGGACCACCACCTTGCGCCGGTTGGCCCGGATCGAGGAAGTCAACCGGATCGTCGAGGTGCTGACGTC
Proteins encoded in this window:
- a CDS encoding energy-coupling factor transporter transmembrane component T family protein, which gives rise to MSIAEAVPTSAPDSSGAPVLAGANPLSKLLAALAIAIALILSLDVVSAGTALILELAVLPLAGLSFRMLLSRGWPLLLAAIGGGYGTALLAAKTGTVVLDWGPFLLTTGSLDSALAVVLRSMAIALPGILLLVCTDPTDLADSLAQRAKLPARFVLGALAAMRLVGLLIEEWQTLGMARRARGVGSNAGFFGRLKASWGQAMALLVQALRRAGRLAVTMEAKGFGSGPRTWARDSTFGWLDLWVALGALAVIGLSIGLAIAAGRWNPVFW